The sequence CTTACGCCGAGTTCGGGTTCGATTACAAACGGGCCTTCGGGGAGCATTACGTAACGGCGCTGGTCAACTACAACCAGACCAAATACTTCGATCCGACGCTGGCGTTTCTGGTGCCAAACGGCTATCAGGGCGTTGTGGGCAGGACAACCTACGGCTACAAAAGCCGGTACCTGGCGGAGTTCACCTTTGGCTACAACGGCACCGAGAACTTCGACGTGGGCAAGCGGTTCGGGTTCTTTCCCGCCTTTTCGCTGGGCTGGGTCGCGTCTGACGAAGCCTTCTTTCCCAAAAATGACGTGCTAACGTACCTGAAATTCAGGGGGTCATACGGCGAAACGGGCAATGACCAGATCGGTAGTGATCGTTTCCTATACCGGCCATCGGCTTACACGACGGCCACAAACGCATACTTCTTCGGCGAAGTAGGGAGCACGCAGACCGCCTACACCCGCTCGATCGAAGGCAAGCTGGGCAACCCCAACGTGACCTGGGAACGGGCCATTGAGCGCAATTTCGGCGTAGAACTGGCCTTGTGGAAGAATAAAATCCGCGTAACGGCCGATTACTTCAACAAACAACGCGACAACATTCTGGCTAACCTGGGTACGGTGCCCATCACGGTTGGCGCCACGCTGCCCGCCTACAACCTGGGCAAGATGAACAACCGGGGTATCGACGGCGACATTACCTACAACGATCAGCTTGGCAAGCTCGCTTTCTGGGTGAGAGCCAACTACACCTTTGCCCGTAACAAAATCGAATTCCAGGACGAAACCGTCCGGCCGTTCAGCTACCAGTATCGGACGGGGCAGCGCTACGGCCAGTTGTTTGGCCTGGTTGCCGATGGCCTCTACAACACCTGGGCGGAAGTGAACGACGCTAACCGGCCCATTTCGATTTACAATAGCAACAAAATCCAGCCCGGCGACATCCGCTACAAAGACATCAACGGCGATGGCGTCATCAACGCCGACGACGAGGTGCCCATTGGTTATTCCAACTTTCCCGAGAAAATCTTCGGTATCTCGTTTGGCGGCAACTACAAAGGATTCGACTTCTCGGTGCTGTTTCAGGGCGCCAGCAACGTGTCCATCGCCTACAACCGAACCCAGAACCGGGGCTTCTTTGAAGACCGCGCCGCACCCGCTTACCTCATAAACAGCTGGACCGCCGAGCGGTACGAGCAGGGCCTGCCGATTGATTTTCCCCGGTTTTCGCAGAACGGCACCTACAACCACAACTACGTCAACTCGTCGTACTGGATTCGTGACGCCAGCTACGTGCGGCTGAAAAACGTGGAAATCGGCTACAACCTGCCCAAAGCGTTTCTGAGCCGGATTGGCCTGAGCGGTACGCGGCTCTACGTAAACTCGAACAACCTCTACACCTGGAGTTCGGTGTTTCCCGGCGTTGACCCGGAGCTGCCAACCGGCGTGACCAACGAAGAGCCATACCCACTCACCCGCACCCTTAACCTGGGGCTCAATCTCAAATTTTAAACCAGTATGAAAACGATAATCAGGGCTGTTTTTTGTGGCATCCTGTGCCTGGTGGCCGCCGCCTGCGACAAAAATCTGAGCGAGTTTCTGGATAAAGCCCCCGGCGTCGACGTCAACGAGAATACCATTTTCTCGTCGAGAGTGCAGCTGGAAACGTTCATCACAGGTACGTATCGCATCGGCATTCACTCCATTTTTACGTACAACGACGCGGCACTGATCCCCGCGCCAGCCAGCCGCACGTTTACCATCAACGCCGCCGCCACCGATGAAGCCGAAGCCGAGGTGACGTTCTTCCATACCGAAAACTGGAACGACGCCAACATCACGGCCAACGACAACCCGGTGGGGCGGGAAGACTACCGCTACTGGATCCGCTGGACGGCCATACGAAACTGCAACATCATTCTGGAACGCCTCAACGACGTACCTGGCCTGGACGAAACCTACAAGAATCAGGTGATCGGCGAGGCGAAGTTTATCCGGGCGTTGAATTACTCGGAGATGCTGAAACGCTACGGTGGTGTACCCATCATCGACAAGCGGCAGCAGCTGACCGATGACCTGAAAGTGAAGCGCAATACCGTGGAAGAGGTCGTCAATTTCATTGTGAAAGACTGCGACGATGCCGTTTCGCTGTTGCCCGCTACCTACCCGGCGACCTTCCGGGGGCGGGCGACCAAAACAGTAGCCCAGATGCTTAAGGCTCGTACGCTGCTGTATGCCGCCAGCCCCCTGTTCAACACGGCCACGCCCTACCTGAGCCTGGGTGACAACAACAAGCTCATCTGCTACGGTAATCAGGATAATGCACGCTGGCAAAAAGCAGCCGACGCGGCCAAAGCGGCCATCGAACTGGCTCCCGGCGGTGGCTTCGCGCTCATCACCGACAAAGGCACCGACAAGAACTACAAATTCATGTGGGAGCAGAACGACAACACCGAAATCGTGCTGGCCGAAAAAGCCTACGGGGCGCGGGGTCGCCAGCAGTTTCCGTGGTATGGCACCCAGCCGGCCGTTATTGCCCTTGGTTCGTGGGGTGGGGTGTCGGTGATGCACAATTTTATCCGGAAGTACGAAAAGAAAGACGGCACGCCCCAGACCTGGGATCTGGACAATGGCGGCACCGACCTGATGAAGAAATACGCGGAGCTGGACCCCCGCTTCGCCCAGACAGTCGGGTACAACGGCTCGTACTGGAACAAGGATTACCCGGTGCTGGAAACGTTTCAGGGCGGGCGCAATGCGGCGTCCTGCTGGGGTGGGGCCTGGATGAAAAAACTGATTCCTGATTTGCTGTCGAGCACAGCCAACGCGGTGCCCAACTCCATTGTGTTCCGCCTGGCCGAGGCGTACCTGAACTACGCCGAAGCGCTCAACGAAGCCCAGGGCCCCGTGCCGGCGGCCTACGATGCCGTGAATACCATCCGGGCGCGGTCGGGGATGCCCAAGTTGCCAGCGGGGCTCACGCAGGAGCAATTTCGGGCGCGGGTTCGCAACGAGCGGGACATCGAACTGGCGTTTGAGGACCACCGCCTCTGGGATATCCGCCGCTGGATGATCGCCGAAAACGAGGGCGTAATGAAGGGGAAGCTGTATGGCATGCGCATTTACAAGCTCGCCAACAGCACCACCGAATTCCGCTATGAGCCCTACGTGAAAGAGGTGCGCACGTTCCTGCCCCGCATGTACCTCCACCCATTCCTGAATTCCGAAGTTTACAAGGGTTACCTCGTCCAGAATCCGGGCTGGTAAGCACTCTCCTCCTGCGCTGTATGAACGCCAAAAACTACTCTACTATAGGGCTGCTTTCGTTGCTGTACCTTGGCCTTTGTCAGGTTACGGAAGGCCAGGTGGCCACCAAGGATACAGTCACAACGGCCCGCCCGTTATCTTTTTCGGATCGGAACACCGACCGGCCCATCGCGTATGGGGTGCAGCCCGCCTGGAAGGTGACTAGCGCCATCTCGTCTGTTTCGGGCAACGACCTGCGTAAAAACCTGACGACCAACCTGGGTAACACGCTCTTTGGCCGCCTACCCGGCCTCACGGTTGGCCAGAGCGGTGGCGAACCCGGCAACGACTCGCCCTCGCTTCGGGCGCGGGGTACCAACACCTACGGCACGGGCCGTAACGTACTGGTGCTGGTCGATGGCTACGAGAGTTCCTACGAGCAACTGGTACCCGACGAAATTGAAACCGTCTCGTTGTTGAAAGACGCGTCGGCCACGGCCATTTACGGCCTGCGCGGGGCCAACGGCGTGCTGCTGATCACCACCAAACGGGGCGCCGACAGTCCGCTGGTGGTTAATTTCAGCACGCAGCAGGGGTTTCACACGGCCACCCGGCTCCCCCAGTTTCTGGGCTCGTATGACTACGCCCGCCTGTACAACGAAGGGCTGAAAAATGATGGTAAAGCCCCGCTGTATACCGACACCGACTTAGATGCCTACCGCACGGGCAGCGACCCGTATTTCCACCCCAACGTAAACTGGTATGATCAGGTGCTGCGGAAAACGGCCCCGATTTCGACCTATAACCTGAATTTTAAGGGAGGCAACAGCAGCGTTCGCTACTTCGTACTGCTGAACGCGGTGATGAGCAATGGCCTGTATAAGAACACCGGCGATATGGTTGCTGAAAGTGTCAACTCGCAGTATTCACGGGTCAATTTCCGCTCGAACGTCGACATCAACCTCACCAAGCGCCTGTCGGCCTCGCTTACCCTGGGTGGGTCGGTGGAAGACAAAAGCAATCCGGGCGGCACCACCACGGGGGGCATTTTCAATTCATTGGCCACCCTGCCGCCCAACGCCTTCCCCGTCTACAATGCCAACGGTACGTTTGGCGGCACCAGTGCGTTGAGCAACCCACTGGCCAACCTCCTGCAAACCGGGTCGTACACCTCCAACGGCCGCACCATTCAGACGAACCTGCGCTTTACCGAGCAACTCGACATGCTGGCCCCCGGCCTGAGTGTGTCGGCGGCTGTGTCGTTCAACAATTTCTTCCGGAGTTACTCGGATAAAACGAAGCAGTATGAGCGCTACTTCGCCACCAAAGGCGTGGCCGGCGATACCCTCTACACGCGCTTCGGGCAAAATACGTCGCTGGTCGGTAACGAAGCCAACTCAGATCAATACCGGAACATCATCTTCCAGGGCTTCCTGAACTACGACAGAACGATTGGTCGGCACAGCATCTCGGCCCTGTTGATGTACAATTCGGATAGCTACACCAATACCACGCAGGGCAGCAATGCCATCGAGAGCCTGCCGTTCAAGCACCTGGGTGGCGGCGGACGGCTGACTTATACCAACAGCGACAAGTACATCGGGGAGGTGTCGGTCGGCTACATGGGCTCGGAAGCCTTTCCGAAGGGTGGGCGATTCGGGTTTTTTCCGGCGGCATCGGTTGGCTGGATCGCCTCAAATGAGGCTTTTCTGAAGAATAACGCGCTGGTAACGTACCTGAAGCTGCGCGCCTCGTATGGCCTGACGGGGAACGACCAGATCGGCAGCCCCAACCGGTATTTCTACGAACAGCCTTATCGATACACGGCCGCCTACTACCTGGGAACGGGCAACACGCAGGTGAATGGCCTGGTTGAAGGAGTCGCCAATCCGAATGTAAGCTGGGAGAAAGAAAAGAAACTGAACGTGGGCGTTGAGCTGACTCTGGCCAAACGGCTGGACATTGGCCTCGACATCTTCCGGCAGGATCGCTACGACATTCTGGCGGCACCCAACAGCACCGTGCCCCAATACATTGGCACTACGCTGCCCCAGCTCAACCAGGGTAAGGTGACCAACAGCGGCTTTGAGGCTACCGTTCGGTACAGCAGCGGGCCAACCACAGGTACGTCTGCCAGCCAGCTGCAGTACATGGTGGAAGCCAGCGGCTGGTACGCGCAGAACAAAATCGTGTATAACTCGGAAGCGATCCGGCTGTA comes from Fibrella aestuarina BUZ 2 and encodes:
- a CDS encoding RagB/SusD family nutrient uptake outer membrane protein translates to MKTIIRAVFCGILCLVAAACDKNLSEFLDKAPGVDVNENTIFSSRVQLETFITGTYRIGIHSIFTYNDAALIPAPASRTFTINAAATDEAEAEVTFFHTENWNDANITANDNPVGREDYRYWIRWTAIRNCNIILERLNDVPGLDETYKNQVIGEAKFIRALNYSEMLKRYGGVPIIDKRQQLTDDLKVKRNTVEEVVNFIVKDCDDAVSLLPATYPATFRGRATKTVAQMLKARTLLYAASPLFNTATPYLSLGDNNKLICYGNQDNARWQKAADAAKAAIELAPGGGFALITDKGTDKNYKFMWEQNDNTEIVLAEKAYGARGRQQFPWYGTQPAVIALGSWGGVSVMHNFIRKYEKKDGTPQTWDLDNGGTDLMKKYAELDPRFAQTVGYNGSYWNKDYPVLETFQGGRNAASCWGGAWMKKLIPDLLSSTANAVPNSIVFRLAEAYLNYAEALNEAQGPVPAAYDAVNTIRARSGMPKLPAGLTQEQFRARVRNERDIELAFEDHRLWDIRRWMIAENEGVMKGKLYGMRIYKLANSTTEFRYEPYVKEVRTFLPRMYLHPFLNSEVYKGYLVQNPGW
- a CDS encoding SusC/RagA family TonB-linked outer membrane protein, whose protein sequence is MNAKNYSTIGLLSLLYLGLCQVTEGQVATKDTVTTARPLSFSDRNTDRPIAYGVQPAWKVTSAISSVSGNDLRKNLTTNLGNTLFGRLPGLTVGQSGGEPGNDSPSLRARGTNTYGTGRNVLVLVDGYESSYEQLVPDEIETVSLLKDASATAIYGLRGANGVLLITTKRGADSPLVVNFSTQQGFHTATRLPQFLGSYDYARLYNEGLKNDGKAPLYTDTDLDAYRTGSDPYFHPNVNWYDQVLRKTAPISTYNLNFKGGNSSVRYFVLLNAVMSNGLYKNTGDMVAESVNSQYSRVNFRSNVDINLTKRLSASLTLGGSVEDKSNPGGTTTGGIFNSLATLPPNAFPVYNANGTFGGTSALSNPLANLLQTGSYTSNGRTIQTNLRFTEQLDMLAPGLSVSAAVSFNNFFRSYSDKTKQYERYFATKGVAGDTLYTRFGQNTSLVGNEANSDQYRNIIFQGFLNYDRTIGRHSISALLMYNSDSYTNTTQGSNAIESLPFKHLGGGGRLTYTNSDKYIGEVSVGYMGSEAFPKGGRFGFFPAASVGWIASNEAFLKNNALVTYLKLRASYGLTGNDQIGSPNRYFYEQPYRYTAAYYLGTGNTQVNGLVEGVANPNVSWEKEKKLNVGVELTLAKRLDIGLDIFRQDRYDILAAPNSTVPQYIGTTLPQLNQGKVTNSGFEATVRYSSGPTTGTSASQLQYMVEASGWYAQNKIVYNSEAIRLYDYQYTTGQPIGQPFGLQALGLFRDQADIAASPRQIFAPVQPGDIKYKDQNGDGIIDQNDTRPIGNTSIPTLTLSLHSRLQYKGFDLEFLFQGVTGRTTYFGGTLFQAFQNNGQVGPIALNRWTPETAATATYPRLSASNNLNNFQFSDYWQRDGSFIKLRSLELGYTVASQLISRVKLSNARLFVNGTNLFSLDRMDGYADPEVIGGYPPLRTVSIGIRLQF